One part of the Eubalaena glacialis isolate mEubGla1 chromosome 19, mEubGla1.1.hap2.+ XY, whole genome shotgun sequence genome encodes these proteins:
- the KCNH6 gene encoding potassium voltage-gated channel subfamily H member 6 isoform X2, translating to MPVRRGRVAPQNTYLDTIIRKFEGQSRKFLIANAQMENCAIIYCNDGFCELFGYSRVEVMQRPCTCDFLTGPNTPRSAMSRLAQALLGTEECKVDILYYRKDASSFRCLVDVVPVKNEDGAVIMFILNFEDLAQLLAKRGSRSLSQRLLSQSFLGSEGSHGRPGAQGPGTGRVKYRTISQIPQFTLNFVEFNLEKHRSGSTTEIEIIAPHKVVERTQNVTEKVTQVLSLGADVLPEYKLQAPRIHRGTLLHYSPFKAVWDWLILLLVIYTAIFTPYSAAFLLGDQDEPQRADCGYTCSPLTTVDLIVDIMFVVDIVINFRTTYVNTNDEVVSHPRRIAVHYFKGWFLIDVVAAIPFDLLIFRTGSDETTTLIGLLKTARLLRLVRVARKLDRYSEYGAAVLFLLMCTFALIAHWLACIWYAIGNVERPYLEPKIGWLDSLGAQLGKRYNGSDPASGPSVQDKYVTALYFTFSSLTSVGFGNVSPNTNSEKVFSICVMLIGSLMYASIFGNVSAIIQRLYSGTARYHTQMLRVKEFIRFHQIPNPLRQRLEEYFQHAWSYTNGIDMNAVLKGFPECLQADICLHLHRALLQHCPAFHGASKGCLRALAVKFKTAHAPPGDTLVHLGDVLSTLYFISRGSIEILRDDVVVAILGKNDIFGEPVSLHARPGKSSADVRALTYCDLHKIQRADLLEVLDMYPAFADSFWSKLEVTFNLRDAGGGLQSSPQQAPGSQDHQGFFLSDNQSGAAPSLSISDASGLWPELLQQVPPRPSQSPPNPQGDPDCWPRELGSRLEQLQAQMNRLESRVSSDLSRILQLLQQPPPQDHTGYILGAPASNDLALSPATAATQSPGTRLPQGDLPAAQAPSYGDLDEWRPKLGNSSSRMLAPATEMDKTATLSSEKKQPEGLLSPLASPLHPLEVQGLVCGPRFPSLPEHLSSVPK from the exons ATGCCGGTCCGCAGGGGCCGCGTCGCGCCCCAAAACACTTACCTGGACACCATCATCCGCAAGTTCGAGGGCCAGA gtcGTAAGTTCCTGATCGCCAATGCTCAGATGGAGAACTGCGCCATCATTTACTGCAACGATGGCTTCTGTGAACTCTTCGGCTACTCCCGAGTGGAAGTGATGCAGAGACCGTGCACCTGCGACTTCCTCACAGGCCCCAACACCCCACGCAGTGCCATGTCCCGCCTGGCGCAGGCCCTGCTGGGGACCGAGGAGTGCAAGGTGGACATCCTCTACTACCGCAAGGATG CCTCCAGCTTCCGCTGCCTCGTGGACGTGGTGCCCGTGAAGAATGAGGATGGGGCCGTCATCATGTTCATCCTCAACTTTGAGGACCTGGCGCAGCTCCTGGCCAAGCGAGGGAGCCGCAGCCTGTCCCAGCGCCTGCTGTCCCAGAGCTTCCTGGGCTCCG AGGGCTCTCATGGCAGGCCGGGCGCGCAGGGACCCGGCACGGGCAGGGTCAAGTACAGGACCATCAGCCAGATCCCGCAGTTCACACTCAACTTTGTGGAATTCAACCTGGAGAAGCACCGCTCGGGCTCCACCACGGAGATTGAGATCATCGCACCCCACAAGGTGGTAGAGCGGACCCAGAACGTCACCGAGAAGGTCACCCAG GTGCTGTCCCTGGGTGCGGACGTGCTGCCGGAGTACAAGTTGCAGGCACCGCGCATCCACCGCGGGACCCTCCTGCACTACAGCCCCTTCAAGGCCGTGTGGGACTGGCTCATCCTGCTGCTGGTCATCTACACGGCCATCTTCACGCCCTACTCGGCCGCCTTCCTGCTCGGCGACCAGGACGAGCCTCAGCGCGCGGACTGTGGCTACACCTGCAGCCCGCTCACCACGGTGGACCTCATCGTGGACATCATGTTCGTCGTGGACATCGTCATCAACTTCCGCACCACCTACGTCAACACCAACGACGAGGTGGTCAGCCACCCACGCCGCATCGCCGTCCACTACTTCAAGGGCTGGTTCCTCATCGACGTGGTGGCCGCCATCCCCTTCGACCTGCTCATCTTCCGTACTGGCTCTGATGAG ACCACAACCCTGATCGGGCTGCTGAAGACGGCTCGGCTGCTGCGGCTGGTGCGTGTGGCTCGCAAGCTGGACCGCTACTCTGAGTACGGGGCGGCCGTGCTCTTCCTGCTCATGTGCACCTTTGCGCTCATCGCACACTGGCTGGCCTGCATCTGGTATGCCATCGGCAACGTGGAGCGGCCCTACCTGGAGCCCAAGATCGGCTGGCTGGACAGCCTGGGCGCGCAGCTCGGCAAGCGCTACAACGGCAGCGACCCAGCCTCGGGCCCCTCGGTGCAGGACAAGTATGTCACGGCCCTGTACTTCACCTTCAGCAGCCTCACCAGCGTGGGCTTCGGCAACGTCTCACCCAACACCAACTCTGAAAAGGTCTTCTCCATCTGCGTCATGCTCATCGGCT ccctcatGTATGCCAGCATCTTCGGCAACGTGTCGGCCATCATCCAGCGCCTGTACTCGGGCACGGCGCGCTACCACACGCAGATGCTACGAGTCAAGGAGTTCATCCGCTTCCACCAGATCCCCAACCCGCTGCGGCAGCGCCTCGAGGAGTACTTCCAGCACGCCTGGTCCTACACCAACGGCATCGACATGAATGCG GTGCTGAAGGGCTTCCCCGAGTGCCTGCAGGCCGACATTTGCCTGCACCTGCACCGCGCGCTGCTGCAGCACTGCCCGGCCTTCCACGGCGCCAGCAAGGGCTGCCTGCGCGCGCTCGCCGTCAAGTTCAAGACGGCGCACGCGCCGCCCGGGGACACTCTGGTGCACCTCGGCGACGTGCTCTCCACGCTCTACTTCATCTCCCGCGGCTCCATCGAGATCCTGCGCGACGACGTAGTGGTGGCCATCCTCG GAAAGAATGACATCTTTGGGGAGCCCGTTAGCCTCCATGCCCGGCCGGGCAAGTCCAGTGCAGACGTACGGGCCCTGACCTACTGTGACCTGCACAAGATCCAGCGGGCAGACCTGCTGGAGGTGCTGGACATGTACCCCGCCTTCGCAGACAGCTTCTGGAGTAAGCTGGAAGTCACCTTCAACCTGCGGGAT GCAGGCGGGGGTCTCCAGTCATCACCCCAACAGGCCCCAGGCAGCCAGGACCACCAAGGCTTCTTCCTCAGTGACAACCAGTCAG GTGCAGCCCCTTCCCTGAGCATCTCAGATGCGTCTGGCCTCTGGCCTGAGTTGCTGCAGCAAGTGCCCCCCAGGCCAAGTCAGAGCCCCCCAAACCCTCAGGGAGACCCAGACTGCTGGCCTCGGGAGCTAGGCTCCAGGCTAGAGCAGCTCCAGGCCCAGATGAACAG GCTGGAATCACGCGTGTCCTCAGACCTCAGCCGCATCCTGCAGCTCCTTCAGCAGCCCCCGCCCCAGGACCACACTGGCTACATTCTGGGAGCCCCTGCCTCCAACGACCTGGCCTTGTCTCCTGCAACCGCAGCGACTCAGAGTCCAGGAACGAGACTACCCCAGGGCGATCTGCCCGCTGCACAG gcccccagTTACGGTGACCTGGACGAATGGAGGCCGAAGCTCGGGAACTCCTCCTCCAGGATGCTGGCCCCAGCCACAGAAATGGACAAAACTGCAACACTGTCCTCGGAAAAGAAGCAGCCTGAGGGGCTCCTGTCACCCCTGGCCTCACCTCTGCATCCCCTGGAGGTACAGGGACTTGTCTGTGGTCCtcgctttccctccctccctgaacACCTCAGCTCTGTCCCCAAATAG
- the KCNH6 gene encoding potassium voltage-gated channel subfamily H member 6 isoform X1 yields the protein MPVRRGRVAPQNTYLDTIIRKFEGQSRKFLIANAQMENCAIIYCNDGFCELFGYSRVEVMQRPCTCDFLTGPNTPRSAMSRLAQALLGTEECKVDILYYRKDASSFRCLVDVVPVKNEDGAVIMFILNFEDLAQLLAKRGSRSLSQRLLSQSFLGSEGSHGRPGAQGPGTGRVKYRTISQIPQFTLNFVEFNLEKHRSGSTTEIEIIAPHKVVERTQNVTEKVTQVLSLGADVLPEYKLQAPRIHRGTLLHYSPFKAVWDWLILLLVIYTAIFTPYSAAFLLGDQDEPQRADCGYTCSPLTTVDLIVDIMFVVDIVINFRTTYVNTNDEVVSHPRRIAVHYFKGWFLIDVVAAIPFDLLIFRTGSDETTTLIGLLKTARLLRLVRVARKLDRYSEYGAAVLFLLMCTFALIAHWLACIWYAIGNVERPYLEPKIGWLDSLGAQLGKRYNGSDPASGPSVQDKYVTALYFTFSSLTSVGFGNVSPNTNSEKVFSICVMLIGSLMYASIFGNVSAIIQRLYSGTARYHTQMLRVKEFIRFHQIPNPLRQRLEEYFQHAWSYTNGIDMNAVLKGFPECLQADICLHLHRALLQHCPAFHGASKGCLRALAVKFKTAHAPPGDTLVHLGDVLSTLYFISRGSIEILRDDVVVAILGKNDIFGEPVSLHARPGKSSADVRALTYCDLHKIQRADLLEVLDMYPAFADSFWSKLEVTFNLRDAGGGLQSSPQQAPGSQDHQGFFLSDNQSGGQGQLGPQPPSQGYSLLGPRSQTSVGAGPRTSGHPGAAPSLSISDASGLWPELLQQVPPRPSQSPPNPQGDPDCWPRELGSRLEQLQAQMNRLESRVSSDLSRILQLLQQPPPQDHTGYILGAPASNDLALSPATAATQSPGTRLPQGDLPAAQAPSYGDLDEWRPKLGNSSSRMLAPATEMDKTATLSSEKKQPEGLLSPLASPLHPLEVQGLVCGPRFPSLPEHLSSVPK from the exons ATGCCGGTCCGCAGGGGCCGCGTCGCGCCCCAAAACACTTACCTGGACACCATCATCCGCAAGTTCGAGGGCCAGA gtcGTAAGTTCCTGATCGCCAATGCTCAGATGGAGAACTGCGCCATCATTTACTGCAACGATGGCTTCTGTGAACTCTTCGGCTACTCCCGAGTGGAAGTGATGCAGAGACCGTGCACCTGCGACTTCCTCACAGGCCCCAACACCCCACGCAGTGCCATGTCCCGCCTGGCGCAGGCCCTGCTGGGGACCGAGGAGTGCAAGGTGGACATCCTCTACTACCGCAAGGATG CCTCCAGCTTCCGCTGCCTCGTGGACGTGGTGCCCGTGAAGAATGAGGATGGGGCCGTCATCATGTTCATCCTCAACTTTGAGGACCTGGCGCAGCTCCTGGCCAAGCGAGGGAGCCGCAGCCTGTCCCAGCGCCTGCTGTCCCAGAGCTTCCTGGGCTCCG AGGGCTCTCATGGCAGGCCGGGCGCGCAGGGACCCGGCACGGGCAGGGTCAAGTACAGGACCATCAGCCAGATCCCGCAGTTCACACTCAACTTTGTGGAATTCAACCTGGAGAAGCACCGCTCGGGCTCCACCACGGAGATTGAGATCATCGCACCCCACAAGGTGGTAGAGCGGACCCAGAACGTCACCGAGAAGGTCACCCAG GTGCTGTCCCTGGGTGCGGACGTGCTGCCGGAGTACAAGTTGCAGGCACCGCGCATCCACCGCGGGACCCTCCTGCACTACAGCCCCTTCAAGGCCGTGTGGGACTGGCTCATCCTGCTGCTGGTCATCTACACGGCCATCTTCACGCCCTACTCGGCCGCCTTCCTGCTCGGCGACCAGGACGAGCCTCAGCGCGCGGACTGTGGCTACACCTGCAGCCCGCTCACCACGGTGGACCTCATCGTGGACATCATGTTCGTCGTGGACATCGTCATCAACTTCCGCACCACCTACGTCAACACCAACGACGAGGTGGTCAGCCACCCACGCCGCATCGCCGTCCACTACTTCAAGGGCTGGTTCCTCATCGACGTGGTGGCCGCCATCCCCTTCGACCTGCTCATCTTCCGTACTGGCTCTGATGAG ACCACAACCCTGATCGGGCTGCTGAAGACGGCTCGGCTGCTGCGGCTGGTGCGTGTGGCTCGCAAGCTGGACCGCTACTCTGAGTACGGGGCGGCCGTGCTCTTCCTGCTCATGTGCACCTTTGCGCTCATCGCACACTGGCTGGCCTGCATCTGGTATGCCATCGGCAACGTGGAGCGGCCCTACCTGGAGCCCAAGATCGGCTGGCTGGACAGCCTGGGCGCGCAGCTCGGCAAGCGCTACAACGGCAGCGACCCAGCCTCGGGCCCCTCGGTGCAGGACAAGTATGTCACGGCCCTGTACTTCACCTTCAGCAGCCTCACCAGCGTGGGCTTCGGCAACGTCTCACCCAACACCAACTCTGAAAAGGTCTTCTCCATCTGCGTCATGCTCATCGGCT ccctcatGTATGCCAGCATCTTCGGCAACGTGTCGGCCATCATCCAGCGCCTGTACTCGGGCACGGCGCGCTACCACACGCAGATGCTACGAGTCAAGGAGTTCATCCGCTTCCACCAGATCCCCAACCCGCTGCGGCAGCGCCTCGAGGAGTACTTCCAGCACGCCTGGTCCTACACCAACGGCATCGACATGAATGCG GTGCTGAAGGGCTTCCCCGAGTGCCTGCAGGCCGACATTTGCCTGCACCTGCACCGCGCGCTGCTGCAGCACTGCCCGGCCTTCCACGGCGCCAGCAAGGGCTGCCTGCGCGCGCTCGCCGTCAAGTTCAAGACGGCGCACGCGCCGCCCGGGGACACTCTGGTGCACCTCGGCGACGTGCTCTCCACGCTCTACTTCATCTCCCGCGGCTCCATCGAGATCCTGCGCGACGACGTAGTGGTGGCCATCCTCG GAAAGAATGACATCTTTGGGGAGCCCGTTAGCCTCCATGCCCGGCCGGGCAAGTCCAGTGCAGACGTACGGGCCCTGACCTACTGTGACCTGCACAAGATCCAGCGGGCAGACCTGCTGGAGGTGCTGGACATGTACCCCGCCTTCGCAGACAGCTTCTGGAGTAAGCTGGAAGTCACCTTCAACCTGCGGGAT GCAGGCGGGGGTCTCCAGTCATCACCCCAACAGGCCCCAGGCAGCCAGGACCACCAAGGCTTCTTCCTCAGTGACAACCAGTCAGGTGGGCAAGGCCA GCTGGGGCCCCAGCCCCCCTCCCAGGGCTACAGCCTTCTGGGTCCCAGAAGCCAGACCTCTGTGGGGGCAGGACCTCGTACTTCAGGGCACCCAG GTGCAGCCCCTTCCCTGAGCATCTCAGATGCGTCTGGCCTCTGGCCTGAGTTGCTGCAGCAAGTGCCCCCCAGGCCAAGTCAGAGCCCCCCAAACCCTCAGGGAGACCCAGACTGCTGGCCTCGGGAGCTAGGCTCCAGGCTAGAGCAGCTCCAGGCCCAGATGAACAG GCTGGAATCACGCGTGTCCTCAGACCTCAGCCGCATCCTGCAGCTCCTTCAGCAGCCCCCGCCCCAGGACCACACTGGCTACATTCTGGGAGCCCCTGCCTCCAACGACCTGGCCTTGTCTCCTGCAACCGCAGCGACTCAGAGTCCAGGAACGAGACTACCCCAGGGCGATCTGCCCGCTGCACAG gcccccagTTACGGTGACCTGGACGAATGGAGGCCGAAGCTCGGGAACTCCTCCTCCAGGATGCTGGCCCCAGCCACAGAAATGGACAAAACTGCAACACTGTCCTCGGAAAAGAAGCAGCCTGAGGGGCTCCTGTCACCCCTGGCCTCACCTCTGCATCCCCTGGAGGTACAGGGACTTGTCTGTGGTCCtcgctttccctccctccctgaacACCTCAGCTCTGTCCCCAAATAG
- the KCNH6 gene encoding potassium voltage-gated channel subfamily H member 6 isoform X3 — protein sequence MPVRRGRVAPQNTYLDTIIRKFEGQSRKFLIANAQMENCAIIYCNDGFCELFGYSRVEVMQRPCTCDFLTGPNTPRSAMSRLAQALLGTEECKVDILYYRKDASSFRCLVDVVPVKNEDGAVIMFILNFEDLAQLLAKRGSRSLSQRLLSQSFLGSEGSHGRPGAQGPGTGRVKYRTISQIPQFTLNFVEFNLEKHRSGSTTEIEIIAPHKVVERTQNVTEKVTQVLSLGADVLPEYKLQAPRIHRGTLLHYSPFKAVWDWLILLLVIYTAIFTPYSAAFLLGDQDEPQRADCGYTCSPLTTVDLIVDIMFVVDIVINFRTTYVNTNDEVVSHPRRIAVHYFKGWFLIDVVAAIPFDLLIFRTGSDETTTLIGLLKTARLLRLVRVARKLDRYSEYGAAVLFLLMCTFALIAHWLACICSLTSVGFGNVSPNTNSEKVFSICVMLIGSLMYASIFGNVSAIIQRLYSGTARYHTQMLRVKEFIRFHQIPNPLRQRLEEYFQHAWSYTNGIDMNAVLKGFPECLQADICLHLHRALLQHCPAFHGASKGCLRALAVKFKTAHAPPGDTLVHLGDVLSTLYFISRGSIEILRDDVVVAILGKNDIFGEPVSLHARPGKSSADVRALTYCDLHKIQRADLLEVLDMYPAFADSFWSKLEVTFNLRDAGGGLQSSPQQAPGSQDHQGFFLSDNQSGAAPSLSISDASGLWPELLQQVPPRPSQSPPNPQGDPDCWPRELGSRLEQLQAQMNRLESRVSSDLSRILQLLQQPPPQDHTGYILGAPASNDLALSPATAATQSPGTRLPQGDLPAAQAPSYGDLDEWRPKLGNSSSRMLAPATEMDKTATLSSEKKQPEGLLSPLASPLHPLEVQGLVCGPRFPSLPEHLSSVPK from the exons ATGCCGGTCCGCAGGGGCCGCGTCGCGCCCCAAAACACTTACCTGGACACCATCATCCGCAAGTTCGAGGGCCAGA gtcGTAAGTTCCTGATCGCCAATGCTCAGATGGAGAACTGCGCCATCATTTACTGCAACGATGGCTTCTGTGAACTCTTCGGCTACTCCCGAGTGGAAGTGATGCAGAGACCGTGCACCTGCGACTTCCTCACAGGCCCCAACACCCCACGCAGTGCCATGTCCCGCCTGGCGCAGGCCCTGCTGGGGACCGAGGAGTGCAAGGTGGACATCCTCTACTACCGCAAGGATG CCTCCAGCTTCCGCTGCCTCGTGGACGTGGTGCCCGTGAAGAATGAGGATGGGGCCGTCATCATGTTCATCCTCAACTTTGAGGACCTGGCGCAGCTCCTGGCCAAGCGAGGGAGCCGCAGCCTGTCCCAGCGCCTGCTGTCCCAGAGCTTCCTGGGCTCCG AGGGCTCTCATGGCAGGCCGGGCGCGCAGGGACCCGGCACGGGCAGGGTCAAGTACAGGACCATCAGCCAGATCCCGCAGTTCACACTCAACTTTGTGGAATTCAACCTGGAGAAGCACCGCTCGGGCTCCACCACGGAGATTGAGATCATCGCACCCCACAAGGTGGTAGAGCGGACCCAGAACGTCACCGAGAAGGTCACCCAG GTGCTGTCCCTGGGTGCGGACGTGCTGCCGGAGTACAAGTTGCAGGCACCGCGCATCCACCGCGGGACCCTCCTGCACTACAGCCCCTTCAAGGCCGTGTGGGACTGGCTCATCCTGCTGCTGGTCATCTACACGGCCATCTTCACGCCCTACTCGGCCGCCTTCCTGCTCGGCGACCAGGACGAGCCTCAGCGCGCGGACTGTGGCTACACCTGCAGCCCGCTCACCACGGTGGACCTCATCGTGGACATCATGTTCGTCGTGGACATCGTCATCAACTTCCGCACCACCTACGTCAACACCAACGACGAGGTGGTCAGCCACCCACGCCGCATCGCCGTCCACTACTTCAAGGGCTGGTTCCTCATCGACGTGGTGGCCGCCATCCCCTTCGACCTGCTCATCTTCCGTACTGGCTCTGATGAG ACCACAACCCTGATCGGGCTGCTGAAGACGGCTCGGCTGCTGCGGCTGGTGCGTGTGGCTCGCAAGCTGGACCGCTACTCTGAGTACGGGGCGGCCGTGCTCTTCCTGCTCATGTGCACCTTTGCGCTCATCGCACACTGGCTGGCCTGCATCTG CAGCCTCACCAGCGTGGGCTTCGGCAACGTCTCACCCAACACCAACTCTGAAAAGGTCTTCTCCATCTGCGTCATGCTCATCGGCT ccctcatGTATGCCAGCATCTTCGGCAACGTGTCGGCCATCATCCAGCGCCTGTACTCGGGCACGGCGCGCTACCACACGCAGATGCTACGAGTCAAGGAGTTCATCCGCTTCCACCAGATCCCCAACCCGCTGCGGCAGCGCCTCGAGGAGTACTTCCAGCACGCCTGGTCCTACACCAACGGCATCGACATGAATGCG GTGCTGAAGGGCTTCCCCGAGTGCCTGCAGGCCGACATTTGCCTGCACCTGCACCGCGCGCTGCTGCAGCACTGCCCGGCCTTCCACGGCGCCAGCAAGGGCTGCCTGCGCGCGCTCGCCGTCAAGTTCAAGACGGCGCACGCGCCGCCCGGGGACACTCTGGTGCACCTCGGCGACGTGCTCTCCACGCTCTACTTCATCTCCCGCGGCTCCATCGAGATCCTGCGCGACGACGTAGTGGTGGCCATCCTCG GAAAGAATGACATCTTTGGGGAGCCCGTTAGCCTCCATGCCCGGCCGGGCAAGTCCAGTGCAGACGTACGGGCCCTGACCTACTGTGACCTGCACAAGATCCAGCGGGCAGACCTGCTGGAGGTGCTGGACATGTACCCCGCCTTCGCAGACAGCTTCTGGAGTAAGCTGGAAGTCACCTTCAACCTGCGGGAT GCAGGCGGGGGTCTCCAGTCATCACCCCAACAGGCCCCAGGCAGCCAGGACCACCAAGGCTTCTTCCTCAGTGACAACCAGTCAG GTGCAGCCCCTTCCCTGAGCATCTCAGATGCGTCTGGCCTCTGGCCTGAGTTGCTGCAGCAAGTGCCCCCCAGGCCAAGTCAGAGCCCCCCAAACCCTCAGGGAGACCCAGACTGCTGGCCTCGGGAGCTAGGCTCCAGGCTAGAGCAGCTCCAGGCCCAGATGAACAG GCTGGAATCACGCGTGTCCTCAGACCTCAGCCGCATCCTGCAGCTCCTTCAGCAGCCCCCGCCCCAGGACCACACTGGCTACATTCTGGGAGCCCCTGCCTCCAACGACCTGGCCTTGTCTCCTGCAACCGCAGCGACTCAGAGTCCAGGAACGAGACTACCCCAGGGCGATCTGCCCGCTGCACAG gcccccagTTACGGTGACCTGGACGAATGGAGGCCGAAGCTCGGGAACTCCTCCTCCAGGATGCTGGCCCCAGCCACAGAAATGGACAAAACTGCAACACTGTCCTCGGAAAAGAAGCAGCCTGAGGGGCTCCTGTCACCCCTGGCCTCACCTCTGCATCCCCTGGAGGTACAGGGACTTGTCTGTGGTCCtcgctttccctccctccctgaacACCTCAGCTCTGTCCCCAAATAG